One Mercurialis annua linkage group LG3, ddMerAnnu1.2, whole genome shotgun sequence DNA window includes the following coding sequences:
- the LOC126673114 gene encoding protein DETOXIFICATION 16-like, which produces MDHEDLPRSTLESPLVVNHGNGGERVENICTKTEIIAELKKQMSLAGPLIAVSFFQYSLQTISVMFVGHLGQLSLAGASMATSFAGVTGFGFLQGMGSALETFAGQAYGAKQYHMLGVHLQRAIQVLALMSIPVSFLWANCGHIFILFGLDMEIATYAQIYILWLIPTILPFGILQCQVRFLQAQKLVLPMLIGTGISSSMHILMCWTFILKFGFGHKGAALSVAISYWMNVLFLAIYIKLSPACYKTWTGFSKAGRENLVDFIKLGIPSALMFCAEYWSFETLVLMSGLLPNPKLETSMMSISLNTSSLVFRIPSGLGSAVSTRVSNELGAGKHQNARLAVRVVIWLAVTEGILLSSIAVVVRNKWGYLFTNEPEVVTYLASIMPLLAISNFSDGIQGVLSGIARGCGWQKIGAYVNLGSYYLAGIPCAIVLTFVFHLGGKGLWIGIITGSSLQAILLLVITMQTNWETEAKRARDRVYASIIPIN; this is translated from the exons ATGGATCATGAAGACCTCCCTAGATCTACACTCGAGTCTCCTCTTGTTGTAAACCATGGAAATGGTGGCGAACGCGTCGAGAATATTTGTACGAAGACGGAGATTATAGCAGAGCTGAAGAAGCAGATGAGCTTGGCAGGACCTTTGATTGCTGTTAGTTTCTTTCAGtatagtttacaaacgatatcaGTTATGTTCGTTGGCCATCTTGGTCAGCTTTCTCTTGCAGGCGCTTCAATGGCTACTTCCTTTGCCGGAGTTACCGGTTTCGGTTTCCTG CAGGGAATGGGAAGTGCACTTGAAACATTTGCTGGACAAGCCTACGGAGCAAAACAATATCATATGCTTGGCGTACACTTGCAGAGAGCTATTCAGGTTCTTGCACTTATGAGCATTCCGGTTTCGTTTCTTTGGGCTAATTGTGGCCATATTTTCATCCTCTTCGGACTAGATATGGAAATCGCAACTTATGCTCAAATTTATATCCTGTGGTTAATCCCAACCATTCTTCCTTTCGGTATCCTTCAGTGCCAAGTCAGATTCTTACAGGCACAAAAACTTGTGCTACCTATGTTGATTGGTACTGGAATTAGTAGTTCAATGCATATTCTTATGTGCTGGACATTCATACTCAAATTTGGCTTCGGCCACAAAGGGGCTGCTCTGTCCGTCGCCATCAGTTATTGGATGAATGTGTTGTTTTTGGCAATTTATATCAAGCTTTCTCCTGCATGTTACAAGACTTGGACTGGTTTTTCGAAGGCCGGCAGGGAAAATCTTGTTGATTTCATTAAGCTGGGAATACCTTCTGCTCTTATGTTCTG TGCGGAATACTGGTCATTCGAAACACTGGTTCTGATGTCAGGTCTTCTTCCCAATCCAAAGCTAGAAACGTCAATGATGTCAATCAG CCTTAATACAAGCTCATTGGTCTTCAGAATCCCGAGTGGTTTGGGAAGTGCTGTAAG CACGAGAGTGTCAAATGAATTAGGTGCAGGGAAACATCAAAATGCTCGGCTCGCAGTGCGGGTAGTAATATGGCTGGCCGTTACAGAGGGAATTTTATTAAGTTCAATTGCAGTTGTAGTTCGAAATAAATGGGGTTATCTGTTCACTAATGAACCAGAAGTAGTTACATATTTAGCTTCCATAATGCCATTACTTGCGATATCCAATTTTAGTGATGGAATACAGGGTGTTCTTTCAG GTATTGCTAGAGGTTGTGGTTGGCAAAAGATCGGAGCTTATGTGAACTTAGGATCTTATTATCTTGCTGGTATCCCTTGTGCTATAGTTTTGACATTTGTTTTCCACCTTGGAGGAAAG GGACTATGGATAGGAATAATTACTGGAAGTTCCCTACAAGCAATTTTGCTTTTAGTGATAACGATGCAAACAAATTGGGAGACAGAA GCCAAAAGGGCAAGGGATAGAGTGTATGCTTCCATCATCCCCATCAATTAG
- the LOC126673113 gene encoding protein DETOXIFICATION 16-like, translated as MDQDDHLSKSTPLILSYNGECNENNLVKNVYSKAEVITELKKQMSLAGPLIAVNFFQFSLQMVSVMFVGHLGELSLAGASMATSFAGVTGFSFLQGMGSALETFAGQAYGAKQYHMLGVHMQRAIFVLALMIIPISFLWANSRHLFMIFGLDTEIASYAHIYILWLIPAILPFGILQCQVRFLQAQKLVLPLLISTGISSSMHILLCWTLILKLGFGHKGAALSIAISYWINVWFLAIYIKYSPACEKTWTSFSKAGRENLVDFMKLGIPSALMICAESWSFQILVLMSGLLPNPKLETSMMSISLNTSSLVFRITVGLGSAVSTRVSNELGAGNYQSARLAVRIVLWFAVMESILLSSIAVAVRNVWGYLFTNELEVVTYLASIMPILATSNFIDGVQGVLSGVARGCGWQKMGAYVNLGAYYLVGVPCAIVLTFVFHFGGKGLWMGIISGSSLQTILLLVITMHTNWESEAKKARDRVYASSIPINGSVTPTLL; from the exons ATGGATCAAGATGATCACCTCTCTAAATCTACTCCTCTGATTCTAAGCTATAATGGCGAATGCAATGAGAATAATCTCGTCAAGAATGTTTATTCAAAAGCAGAGGTGATAACAGAACTAAAGAAGCAGATGAGCTTGGCAGGACCTCTAATTGCTGTTAATTTCTTTCAATTTAGTTTACAGATGGTTTCAGTTATGTTCGTTGGCCATCTTGGCGAGCTTTCTCTCGCAGGGGCGTCAATGGCTACTTCCTTTGCTGGAGTTACCGGTTTCAGTTTCCTG CAGGGAATGGGAAGTGCGCTAGAAACATTCGCTGGGCAAGCCTACGGAGCAAAACAATATCACATGCTCGGCGTTCACATGCAGAGAGCTATTTTTGTTCTTGCACTTATGATCATTCCCATCTCGTTCCTTTGGGCGAATTCCAGACATCTTTTCATGATTTTTGGATTAGATACAGAAATTGCTAGTTATGCtcatatttacatcttgtggtTAATCCCGGCCATTCTTCCTTTCGGTATCCTTCAATGTCAAGTCAGATTCTTACAGGCACAAAAGCTTGTGCTACCTCTGTTGATTAGTACTGGAATTAGTAGTTCAATGCATATTCTTCTGTGTTGGACACTCATACTCAAACTTGGCTTTGGTCATAAAGGGGCTGCTCTGTCTATAGCCATCAGTTATTGGATCAATGTGTGGTTTTTGGCAATATATATTAAGTATTCTCCAGCATGTGAGAAGACTTGGACAAGTTTCTCAAAGGCTGGCAGGGAAAATCTTGTTGATTTCATGAAGCTTGGAATACCTTCAGCTCTTATGATCTG TGCGGAATCATGGTCATTTCAAATACTTGTTCTGATGTCCGGTCTTCTTCCCAATCCAAAGCTGGAAACATCAATGATGTCAATCAG TCTTAATACAAGCTCATTAGTCTTCAGAATCACTGTTGGTTTGGGAAGTGCTGTAAG TACGAGAGTATCAAATGAATTAGGTGCCGGAAACTATCAATCAGCTCGATTAGCAGTGCGTATAGTACTATGGTTTGCGGTTATGGAGAGTATTCTGTTAAGCTCAATAGCAGTTGCAGTTCGAAATGTATGGGGTTACTTGTTTACCAATGAACTTGAAGTTGTCACATATTTAGCTTCTATAATGCCAATTCTCGCAACATCCAATTTTATTGACGGAGTTCAGGGTGTTCTTTCAG gTGTTGCGAGAGGATGTGGTTGGCAAAAAATGGGAGCTTATGTGAATTTAGGAGCTTATTACCTTGTTGGCGTCCCATGTGCTATAGTTTTGACTTTTGTTTTTCACTTTGGGGGAAAG GGACTATGGATGGGAATAATTTCTGGTAGTTCGCTACAGACAATTTTGCTACTAGTAATTACGATGCACACAAATTGGGAGTCAGAA gCCAAAAAAGCAAGGGATAGAGTGTATGCCTCGAGCATCCCCATTAATGGGAGTGTCACGCCCACTTTACTATAG